From the genome of Miscanthus floridulus cultivar M001 chromosome 10, ASM1932011v1, whole genome shotgun sequence, one region includes:
- the LOC136485048 gene encoding uncharacterized protein: MDAAEARRSSSASSSAEFEFWPLHPNPAASPSCADELFAGGVLLPLPVLPPKPASRKSSSGISHGVLVAEPEPQLEPELGEASLLATVAPPTASITSPAPPTASGGGGSKRWTDIFSKKPAPVAEEKDRDKEKEKEKRKDGAGSRKQGGGHSGGVGSELNINIWPFSRSRSAGGGPGSGSSKPRPPARKVSSAPCSRSNSRGEAGGAPPLRRWAASPGRSGGGVPVGRSSPVWQIRRPAAKPAPAPAPVPVASASELFTDRRAPPPQQQHKEKPAGAANNGRKPGLGGGVRGLNLSVNSCIGYRHQVSCRRADVGAARGPGSVVGGGGGLFGIKGLFSKKVH; encoded by the coding sequence gcagcgcgTCTTCCTCCGCGGAGTTCGAGTTCTGGCCACTCCACCCCAACCCCGCCGCCTCGCCCTCCTGCGCCGACGAGCTCTTCGCCGGCGGGGTGCTCCTCCCGCTCCCCGTTCTCCCACCGAAGCCGGCGTCCAGGAAAAGCAGCAGCGGCATCAGCCATGGTGTGCTCGTCGCGGAACCGGAGCCGCAGCTGGAGCCGGAGCTAGGGGAGGCGTCCCTTCTTGCGACCGTCGCGCCGCCTACGGCCTCGATCACATCCCCGGCGCCGCCCACCGCCTCAGGAGGAGGAGGGTCCAAGCGCTGGACCGACATCTTCTCCAAGAAGCCGGCGCCGGTGGCCGAGGAGAAGGATCGGgacaaggagaaggagaaggagaagcgcAAGGACGGCGCCGGCAGCCGGAAACAGGGCGGCGGGCACTCTGGCGGCGTGGGCTCGGAGCTGAACATCAACATCTGGCCCTTCTCGCGGAGCCGCTCGGCCGGCGGCGGGCCCGGGTCCGGCTCGTCCAAGCCGCGGCCGCCCGCGAGGAAGGTGAGCAGCGCGCCGTGCTCGCGCAGCAACTCCCGCGGCGAGGCCGGCGGCGCCCCTCCGCTCCGGCGGTGGGCGGCGAGCCCGGGCCGCTCCGGCGGCGGCGTGCCGGTGGGCCGGTCCAGCCCGGTCTGGCAGATCCGGCGACCGGCGGCCAAGCCTGCGCCTGCGCCCGCCCCCGTCCCTGTCGCTTCAGCGTCAGAGCTGTTCACCGACaggcgggcgccgccgccgcagcagcagcacaagGAGAAACCGGCCGGCGCTGCCAACAACGGCCGGAAGCCCGGCCTGGGCGGCGGCGTCCGGGGGCTCAACCTGAGCGTGAACTCGTGCATCGGGTACCGGCACCAGGTCAGCTGCCGGCGTGCCGACGTCGGCGCCGCCCGCGGCCCCGGCTCCgttgtcggcggcggcggcgggctgtTCGGCATCAAGGGGCTCTTCTCGAAGAAGGTGCATTGA